One stretch of Cervus canadensis isolate Bull #8, Minnesota chromosome 5, ASM1932006v1, whole genome shotgun sequence DNA includes these proteins:
- the GEMIN6 gene encoding gem-associated protein 6 — MNEWMKKGPLEWQDYTYKAVSVTASDKEYKGWVLTTDPVSANIVLVNFLEDGSISVTGIMGHAVQTVEVVNEGDHSVREKLMHLFMSGDCKAYSPEDLEKRKNSLKKWLEKNHIPITEQRDSRKTLCVAGVLTIDPPYGPENCNSSNEIILSRVQDLIQGHLEASQ; from the exons atgaatgaatggatgaagaaaggCCCCTTAGAATGGCAAGATTACACTTACAAAGCGGTCAGCGTAACAGCCAGTGACAAGGAGTACAAAGGATGGGTTTTAACCACAGACCCAGTCTCTGCCAA TATTGTCCTCGTGAACTTCCTTGAAGATGGCAGCATATCTGTGACTGGAATTATGGGACATGCTGTACAGACTGTTGAAGTTGTGAATGAAGGGGACCATAGCGTGAGAGAGAAGCTGATGCATTTGTTCATGTCTGGAGACTGCAAAGCATACAGCCCTGAGGatctggaaaagaggaagaacagCCTGAAGAAATGGCTGGAGAAGAATCACATCCCCATCACTGAACAGAGAGATTCACGAAAGACTCTTTGTGTGGCTGGGGTCTTGACCATAGACCCACCATATGGTCCAGAAAATTGCAACAGTTCTAATGAGATTATTTTGTCACGTGTTCAGGATCTTATTCAAGGACATCTAGAAGCTTCCCAATGA